One part of the Glycine soja cultivar W05 chromosome 11, ASM419377v2, whole genome shotgun sequence genome encodes these proteins:
- the LOC114373226 gene encoding uncharacterized protein LOC114373226 has product MMASSSLVVVGSLHLTSQNGYKVWEDPSFIKWRKRDPHVTLHCHESLEGSLKYWYQRNKVDFLASQSAVWNDDAVQGSLDCAAFWVKDLPFVKSLSGYWKFFIADSPNNVPTYFYESEFQDSGWKTLPVPSNWQLHGFDTPIYTNVVYPFPLDPPFIPVENPTGCYRTYFHIPKEWEGRRVLLHFEAVDSAFCAWINGHPVGYSQDSRLPAEFEITDFCHPCGSDLKNVLAVQVFRWCDGSYLEDQDQWRLSGIHRDVLLMAKPEVFITDYFFKSNLAEDFSCAEIMVEVKIDRLQETSKDNVLTNYSIEATLFDSGSWYTSDGNLDLLSSNVADIKLQSSSAPAQPLGFHGYVLTGKLKSPKLWSAEKPYLYTLVVVLKDRSGRIVDCESCPVGFRKVSKAHKQLLVNGHAVVIRGVNRHEHHPQVGKANIESCMIKDLVLMKQNNINAVRNSHYPQHPRWYELCDLFGMYMIDEANIETHHFDYSKHLKHPTMEPKWATSMLDRVIGMVERDKNHTCIISWSLGNESGFGTNHFALAGWIRGRDSSRVLHYEGGGSRTPCTDIVCPMYMRVWDMVKIANDPTETRPLILCEYSHAMGNSNGNLHIYWEAIDNTFGLQGGFIWDWVDQALVKVYEDGTKHWAYGGEFGDVPNDLNFCLNGLTFPDRTPHPVLHEVKYLYQPIKVALKEGKLEIKNTHFFQTTEGLEFSWSISADGYNLGSGLLGLVPIKPQSSHAVDWQSGPWYSLWASTDEEELFLTITAKLLNSTRWVEAGHIVSSAQVQLPTRRNIAPHVIDINGGTLVAETLGDTIVVKQQDAWDLTLNTKTGLVESWKVKGVHVMKKGILPCFWRAPIDNDKGGGSASYLSRWKAAGMDCLHFITESCSVQNITENSVRILVVFLGVTKGEDGSLSNQDKSKVLFTTEMAYTIYASGDVIIECNVKPNPDLPPLPRVGIELNVEKSLDQVTWYGRGPFECYPDRKAAALVAVYEHNVSELHVPYIVPGESSGRADVRWATFRNKDAFGIYASKYGSSPPMQMSASYYSTSELDRATHNEELIEGDSIEIHLDHKHMGLGGDDSWSPCVHEQYLIPPVPYSFSVRLCPVNPATSGHDIYKSQFQNS; this is encoded by the exons ATGatggcttcttcttctttggttgttgttggCTCTCTCCATCTTACTTCACAGAATGGTTACAAAGTGTGGGAAGATCCTTCTTTCATCAAGTGGAGGAAAAGGGACCCTCATGTTACCTTGCATTGCCATGAATCTCTTGAAG GATCTCTTAAATATTGGTATCAACGCAATAAAGTGGATTTTTTGGCTTCCCAGTCAGCTGTTTGGAATGATGATGCTGTTCAGGGGTCTCTTGACTGTGCTGCATTTTGGGTCAAAGATTTGCCTTTTGTCAAGTCCTTGTCTGGATATTGGAAATTTTTCATTGCTGACAGTCCCAACAATGTCCCTACTTATTTTTATGAAAGTGAGTTCCAGGATTCAGGGTGGAAAACTTTGCCAG TTCCTTCGAATTGGCAGTTACATGGATTTGACACTCCTATATATACGAACGTGGTGTATCCATTTCCACTAGATCCTCCTTTCATTCCTGTGGAAAATCCTACTGGCTGTTACAGAACGTACTTCCACATTCCTAAAGAATGGGAGG GTAGAAGAgttttgttgcattttgaagCAGTTGATTCTGCCTTTTGTGCATGGATAAATGGGCATCCTGTTGGATATAG CCAAGACAGCAGACTACCTGCAGAGTTTGAAATTACCGATTTTTGCCATCCCTGTGGTTCAGACCTTAAGAATGTTTTAGCCGTTCAAGTGTTTAGATGGTGTGATGGTTCTTACCTTGAAGACCAGGACCAATGGAGGTTATCTGGTATCCACCGTGATGTTCTTCTTATGGCAAAGCCGGAG GTATTTATTACTGACTACTTTTTCAAATCAAACCTTGCCGAAGATTTTTCTTGCGCAGAGATAATG GTTGAAGTAAAAATAGATAGATTACAAGAGACATCCAAGGATAATGTTCTCACAAACTACTCTATAGAAGCTACATTGTTTGATTCTGGAAGCTGGTACACCTCTGACGGGAATCTTGATCTCCTTTCATCTAACGTGGCAGACATAAAGCTCCAATCATCAAGTGCACCAGCACAACCATTAGGGTTTCATGGCTATGTTCTTACAGGGAAACTGAAATCGCCAAAGCTTTGGTCCGCAGAAAAA CCATACCTCTATACCCTAGTTGTTGTCCTGAAAGATAGATCTGGCCGCATTGTTGACTGTGAATCATGTCCAGTAGGGTTTAGAAAAGTATCTAAAGCCCACAAACAACTGCTTGTTAATGGACACGCAGTTGTAATAAGAGGTGTGAACAGGCATGAACATCATCCACAAGTGGGGAAGGCAAACATAGAATCCTGCATGATCAAG GATTTGGTCTTAATGAAGCAAAACAATATTAATGCTGTGAGGAACAGCCATTATCCCCAACATCCACGTTGGTATGAGCTATGTGATTTGTTTGGCATGTACATGATAGATGAAGCCAATATTGAGACACATCATTTTGACTATTCTAAACATCTCAAGCATCCCACTATGGAACCAAAGTGGGCAACTTCAATGCTGGATCGTGTGATCGGCATGGTTGAGAGAGATAAAAATCACACATGTATTATCTCCTGGTCTTTAGGGAATGAATCTGGATTTGGAACAAATCATTTTGCTTTAGCTG GTTGGATTCGGGGAAGAGATTCATCTCGGGTATTGCATTATGAAGGAGGTGGATCCAGGACTCCGTGCACTGATATTGTGTGTCCTATGTATATGCGTGTTTGGGACATGGTGAAAATAGCCAATGATCCAACTGAAACACGTCCTCTGATACTGTGCGA GTATTCACATGCAATGGGAAACAGTAATGGGAATCTACATATATATTGGGAAGCAATTGACAACACTTTTGGACTCCAAGGAGGCTTTATTTGGGATTGGGTTGATCAA GCCTTGGTGAAAGTTTATGAAGATGGTACCAAGCATTGGGCATATGGAGGTGAATTTGGGGATGTTCCCAATGACTTGAATTTCTGTTTGAATGGCCTCACATTTCCTGATCGAACTCCTCATCCTGTTTTACATG AGGTTAAGTACTTATACCAACCAATCAAGGTGGCTTTAAAGGAAGGAAAATTGGAG ataaaaaatactcatttttttcaaacaacaGAAGGATTGGAGTTCAGCTGGTCTATTTCTGCAGATGGATACAACCTTGGATCTGGTCTTTTGGGCCTTGTCCCTATAAAGCCCCAGAGTAGTCATGCTGTTGATTGGCAATCAGGTCCATGGTATTCCCTATGGGCTTCAACAGATGAAGAAGAACTATTCCTGACTATAACAGCTAAACTTTTGAACTCCACACGCTGGGTTGAAGCTGGTCATATTGTTTCATCTGCTCAAGTTCAATTGCCTACCAGGAGAAACATTGCACCTCAT GTTATTGATATTAATGGTGGCACTCTGGTTGCTGAAACACTAGGAGATACAATCGTAGTCAAACAGCAAGATGCTTGGGATTTGACTTTGAATACTAAAACAGGTTTAGTTGAAAGCTGGAAG GTTAAAGGAGTGCATGTTATGAAAAAGGGCATCCTCCCATGTTTCTGGCGAGCTCCTATCGATAATGACAAAGGAGGAGGTTCAGCCAGTTATTTGTCCAGGTGGAAAGCAGCTGGAATGGACTGCCTCCACTTTATTACTGAGAGCTGTTCTGTGCAAAATATTACGGAGAACTCAGTTAGAATATTGGTGGTTTTTCTTGGTGTTACCAAGGGCGAGGATGGTTCTCTCTCCAACCAAGACAAGTCAAAGGTTTTATTTACAACAGAAATGGCATATACAATTTATGCTTCTGGGGATGTCATTATAGAATGTAATGTGAAACCAAACCCTGATCTTCCTCCTTTGCCACGTGTGGGAATCGAGTTAAATGTGGAAAAGTCTTTGGATCAAGTAACTTGGTATGGAAGAGGACCATTTGAGTGTTATCCAGATAGAAAAGCTGCAGCCCTGGTTGCAGTCTATGAACATAATGTTAGTGAGTTGCATGTTCCTTATATTGTTCCGGGGGAATCTTCAGGTAGGGCAGATGTTAGATGGGCAACATTCAGAAACAAAGATGCTTTTGGAATATATGCTTCTAAGTATGGTAGCTCTCCACCCATGCAAATGAGTGCAAGTTACTACAGCACCTCGGAACTTGACCGTGCGACACACAATGAAGAGCTCATTGAAGGAGATAGCATTGAG ATTCATCTAGATCACAAGCACATGGGATTGGGTGGAGATGATAGTTGGTCGCCATGTGTCCACGAACAGTATTTGATTCCTCCTGTGCCATACTCATTCTCTGTTAGGCTGTGCCCAGTAAATCCAGCCACTTCTGGTCATGACATCTACAAATCCCAGTTTCAAAACTCTTGA
- the LOC114374557 gene encoding prefoldin subunit 1-like: MADEANRTAFLEIQSRMIDTTGKIKQVQTQMRSKEAEKKRAFLTMEELKQVPDDTNVYKSIGRMFVLETKATLMNEQETKFKDGEASITALQSSKEYLEKQMAEVETNLRELLQQDPGLARQIMSMNVV, translated from the exons ATGGCAGACGAAGCTAACAGAACT GCTTTCCTTGAAATTCAAAGTCGCATGATCGATACTACTGGAAAAATAAAACAG GTGCAAACCCAGATGCGTTCCAAAGAAGCAGAAAAAAAGCGTGCTTTTCTGACCATGGAGGAGCTGAAGCAAGTTCCTGATGATACGAATGTTTACAAATCCATTG gaAGAAT GTTTGTATTGGAGACCAAGGCAACATTAATGAATGAACAGGAGACCAAGTTTAAGGATGGTGAAGCTTCAATTACTGCATTACAG AGCTCAAAAGAATACTTGGAAAAACAGATGGCAGAGGTGGAAACCAATTTGAGAGAACTGCTACAACAAGATCCTGGTCTTGCTAGGCAAATCATGTCTATGAATGTAGTGTAA